One Synechococcus sp. PROS-9-1 DNA window includes the following coding sequences:
- the cobO gene encoding cob(I)yrinic acid a,c-diamide adenosyltransferase, which translates to MSSDQTSAGKPSPADPSSLDRSAESLGMGGDLAPEKDADAYRKRMARRQDVQRQRVSERRIEKGLVLVFTGHGKGKTTASLGLALRTLGHGHQVAVVQFIKGGWEPGEAKALKAFGDALSWHALGEGFTWETQDRERDRQLVQAAWDTSLAYLRDPKQKLVVLDEVNVALKLGYLELDQVLQGLDERPELTHVALTGRGAPEGLIQRADLVTEMSLIKHPFREQGVKAQQGIEF; encoded by the coding sequence ATGAGCTCGGATCAAACGTCAGCCGGAAAGCCATCGCCTGCGGACCCATCATCGTTGGACCGATCGGCCGAATCTCTTGGCATGGGAGGCGATTTAGCCCCAGAGAAAGACGCCGATGCATACCGAAAGCGCATGGCACGCCGTCAGGACGTGCAGCGACAACGGGTCTCAGAGAGACGTATTGAAAAGGGATTGGTCTTGGTCTTCACCGGCCACGGCAAGGGAAAGACCACTGCGTCTCTTGGCTTGGCCTTGCGGACCCTGGGTCACGGACACCAGGTTGCCGTTGTCCAATTCATCAAAGGAGGTTGGGAGCCTGGAGAAGCCAAAGCACTCAAAGCCTTTGGAGACGCCTTGAGTTGGCATGCACTCGGAGAGGGTTTCACCTGGGAAACCCAAGATCGTGAGCGTGATCGTCAGCTGGTGCAAGCAGCTTGGGATACCTCGCTCGCTTACCTCAGAGACCCCAAACAAAAACTTGTCGTGCTGGACGAAGTGAATGTGGCGTTAAAACTTGGCTATCTCGAACTGGATCAAGTCCTGCAAGGCCTTGATGAGCGGCCTGAACTTACGCACGTCGCCCTCACTGGCAGGGGAGCTCCGGAAGGGCTGATCCAAAGAGCCGATTTGGTCACGGAAATGTCCCTCATCAAGCACCCCTTCCGGGAACAAGGGGTCAAAGCACAGCAAGGCATTGAGTTCTGA
- a CDS encoding class I SAM-dependent methyltransferase, whose translation MTSPLRQLAYRHRWIYDTVTGISALSVGGVDQLRSLGLLALDPVLPRGAKVLDFCCGSGEAAAPWIEAGFQVTGLDVSPKVLELAATRHPLLTCIEGLAEDPPCAPASFDAIQISLALHEFPRAERHQVLLSCLRLLKPGGWLVVVDLHPAGPLLQLPQQLFCALFETETAIALLEDNIPKQLQEIGFTTVEQAVLAGSALQRITARCPSSGMLEATGEMS comes from the coding sequence ATGACATCACCTCTTCGCCAACTGGCCTACCGCCATCGTTGGATCTATGACACCGTCACAGGGATCTCTGCACTGAGTGTTGGAGGTGTCGATCAACTGCGCAGCCTTGGGCTTTTAGCGCTCGATCCTGTTCTGCCAAGGGGGGCCAAGGTGCTCGACTTTTGCTGCGGTTCGGGAGAAGCGGCAGCGCCATGGATCGAAGCAGGGTTTCAGGTCACCGGTCTTGATGTCTCACCCAAGGTTCTGGAACTCGCCGCAACCCGTCATCCACTCCTCACTTGCATTGAGGGGCTGGCAGAAGATCCGCCCTGTGCGCCAGCCAGCTTTGATGCCATTCAAATCAGCCTTGCGCTGCATGAATTTCCTCGAGCCGAGCGGCATCAAGTGTTGTTGTCCTGTTTGAGATTGCTGAAACCAGGTGGCTGGCTCGTTGTTGTTGATCTCCACCCTGCTGGTCCTCTCCTGCAACTCCCCCAACAACTGTTCTGCGCATTGTTTGAGACAGAAACTGCGATTGCTTTGCTTGAGGACAACATCCCCAAGCAATTGCAGGAGATCGGCTTCACCACTGTTGAGCAGGCTGTTCTGGCCGGGTCTGCTCTCCAGCGCATCACAGCGCGCTGCCCCTCCAGCGGCATGCTGGAGGCAACTGGGGAGATGTCATGA